TTCACGAAGCGCAGCATGTCATTAATGAGGGTTTCGAGCTGGCGCAGCCGTGCCACGGTCTTGCCGGTGAAGCGCTCGCGGCCGCTGGCGTCCAGGGCGGGCGATTGCAGTTGCGAGGCATACAGGAGGGCGGCGGAGAGCGGGGTGCGCAACTGGTGGGCGAGGTTGGCGAGCATCTCGCCCATGGCGCTCAGGCGCTGCTGGCGCTGGCGGGCATCGCGCAGGGCCTGGCTTTCGGTGACATCCTGCACCAGCAGAATCTGGCCATTGTCATCCGGCAGGCGGTTGTAGGAGATGTTCAGGCGTTTATCCAGTCCCCCAGGACTGACCGGCCGCAGCAGCCATTCCCCCTGCTCCAGGGTTTCCAGCCGCCTTGCGGCCAGTTCTGCCCAATCATCACCGGGTACGGGCTGGCTGCCGAAGATCCGCCGCGCCTCGGGATTGAGGTCCTGCACGCGGTCCGCGGCATCCAGCACCAGAACAGCCCCCGGCAGCAGGTTCAGGAGCAGATTGAGACGCTGGCTGAGCTGCTCCTTTTCCTGGAGCTGCTGGCGCAGGCGCAGGTTGGCTTCGGCCAGCTCGTCATTCAGGCGGGCGACCTGGTCCTGCAGGGCGGCATAGGCCGCGCTCAGCTCGGCCGAGGCCTGATTGAAAAGCTCGAAGGCCTCCAGCAGGTCCTTGGGTTGCGCCATCATGTCGCTCACGCCAGAGCGCGCCGGCTCAGGCGACATTCTGCTCGTTGATGCGCAGCCCGAACTTCTTGATCTTCTCGACCAGCGTAGTACGGCGCACATTGAGACGCTGGGCCGCATGCGTCACCACGCCATCGGCTGCCGCCAGGGCCTGCTGGATCAGATCCCGCTCGACATTGTCGAGGTAGTCCTTGAGATCAAAGGGTCCTTCCGGCAGGATCACGCCCGCATCCAGCCCGAACTCACTGGCATCGGGATCACTGAAGGCCAGGCGCAGTGAAGGCATTTCGCCGTTTTTCAGGTTGTGCAGCTTGTCCGGCAGATGCTCGGCCGACACCCGCTCGCCGGGATAGAGGATCACCAGCCGCTCGATGATGTTCTGCAGCTCCCGCACGTTGCCGGGCCAGGTGTACTGCATCATCACTTCCATGGCGCTGTCGCTCAGCTCGATCTGCTCGCGGCCCTCGGCCTCCAGGCGGCTCAGGGTATGGCGGACCAGCAGCGGGATGTCATCGAGGCGCTCGCGCAGAGTGGGCAGCACGATGGGAAAGACATTGAGGCGATAGAAGAGATCCTCGCGGAAGCGGCCCTCATTGATGGAGGCCTCCAGATCGCGGTGCGTGGCGGCAATGATGCGGGCATCGGCCGGCAGGGACTTGATGCCGCCCACCCGCTCGAAGGTGCGCTCCTGCAGCACGCGCAGCAGCTTGACCTGCATCTGCGGGCTCATCTCGCCGATTTCATCGAGTAGCAGGGTGCCACGCGCGGCCAGCTCGAAGCGCCCCTTGCGGGTGGTGATGGCGCCCGTGAAAGCGCCCTTTTCATGGCCGAACAGCTCACTTTCCAGCAGGTCGGCCGGTACGGCGCCGCAGTTGAGCGCGACAAAGGAATAGCCGTTGCGTTTCGAGTGATGATGGATGACCCGCGCCACCATCTCCTTGCCGGTGCCGGATTCGCCCAGCACCAGCACCGTGGCATCGGTATCCGCCACCCGCTGGATCAGGTCATGCACCTGGCGCATGGCGCGGCTGCGTCCCACCAGGCCCGAGAGGCTGTAGCCCTCATCGATCGTACCCGCGGGTTCGCCGATCTGCGCGGCGGCCGGCGACAGGGCCTTGCGGATCGCCAGATGCAGGGCGCCAGCCTCCACCGGCTTGCGCAGGTACTCGTGCGCACCGGCCTTCATGGCGGTCACTGCCTGCATCCAGTCATCCCGCTCCGAGAGCACGATGAACACCGCCGCCGGAAAGTGGCGCCGCAGCACCGGCATCCGCTCCAGGCCACTGAGATCATCCTCCAGATCCAGCAGGATGACGCGTGGCGCGATATCCATGTTCAGGCGCCCGTAGCTGCCAGAGTCCACATCCACCCGGTGGACTTCGTAATCAGCCTGGATCAGCAGTGGGTAGTAGGTATCCTGAATCTGTTGGTTTTTTGCAACAAGCAAGACGGACGGGCCGCTCATCTATTTCCCTTTTACAACTTTGTATTTTTGAACTGTTGCTGTTCTAGATAGTAGTTATTCTGGCGGTGTCAATTCCTTGACCCATTTTCGCCAGCAAGTCAGAGCATGTCAAAGCGGGGGATGGGTGGATCAGGCGGGCTCAGCACCGGGCTGTCCGCGCTGGCGGCGAACCTCCTGGCGATGCTGGCGGAAGATGAATTTTTCAAGCTCGGCCTGCAGATCCTCGTCAAGCGCATCAAACTGCAGATAGATGCGCGTGCCAGAGGCCTGCGGCGCCAGACCGGCAACGTGCCCCTCCAGCACCAGGGGTACCGGCACTTGCGGATGTGGATACAGGCTGATCTCTACACTTTGCCCGAGCCTTGGCGCCTCAGCCGCCACCCAGCTCATTTGCTGGGCGCTAAGCCGCAGTTCAGCGACCGGGGGAAGGGCCTGTTCGCGGGAAAGCACCGAGGAGAGCATGCTCAGCATCAGGTTGAGCTTGGCGTCCAGGCGCTGAAACAGCTCCCGCTCCGGCCCCGCAGGTTCCCTGGCTGCCGGGCCATCCAGCCCCTCCAGCACCCGCAGCAGCGCCTGATTGCCAAGCCGGTTCCCGCCCGCCATCTCGCCTGCCGGCAGGTCGCGCCAGCGCAGCGGCAGATGCAGGGTAACGCTCAGGCTCTGCTCTGTTTGCTCGGACATGCGGGTATCATCCCTTCAGGGCCAAACCCTAAAGATCATTAATCGCCTGGTAGGCGCGCTGCCCCTTCGCGCCCTGCTGCAGGCCGCTCATCGAGGCCTGCAGGCTCTGGCTTTGCCGGGTGCTCAGGGCAAGTGTCTCACGGTCCAGTTCCAGCAGCATCTGCGCCAGCGCCACCCGCTCCGGGTCCGCCAGCCAGGCCGCAGGCCGGTGGTCCTCGGTATCGCCAAACACCACCGGCACCAGCACCTCGCGCGCCTGCTGGCAGCGTCCCAGCGCCTCCCAGTTCTCCGCTTGCGCCGCCGCCCGCATGGCCTGGCTCAGGCTCAACACCTGGGCAGCCAGGGTTTTCAAATCGGGCTCAGGGTTTGGCATTGGGCCCGATCGCCTTCCAGGCGCCGTGGATCTCACCGGCCAGCTTCTGCACCTCGGCCAGCGCCTCCAGGCTGTTTTTCAGGTTGGCCTCCAGCAGACGCATGCTCATGTACTCGTAAAGCTGATCCAGATTGGCAGCAATCTCCCCGCCCTTTTCCTTATCGAGGCTCACCCGCAGTTCTTCCAGGATCGCCTGGGCCTTGTCGAAGGCCTTGCACTTTTCCGGGATCTTCGACTGCATGATGGCAAAGCGCGCCACCGTCAGCCAGCGTTCCAGACCTTCGTAAAGCATTACGATGAGCTGATGCGGGGTGGCCGCGGCCACCCCGGTTTCCGTACCCACCTGCGCATAGGCCTTGGCGGCATTGTTCATCGATCCGTACATCCTGTCCTCCCGATATGACTTGATGGCCTACTGACCGATCTTCGGCAGATTGGCCAGTTGTTGCGTCAGATAATCACTGGTGCGGCGCATCTGCCCGAGCATCACGTCCAAAGCCGTGAACTGGGCGCGGTAGCGTTCCTCGACATCCTGTAAGCGTCTTGTCAGGGCATCGCGGCGCTGGCCCAGATCCTTGATCGAGCGATCGATGCCATCGGTGCGGCTGCTGATGGCCCCATCCTTTTCCAGCATCTTGCCGGCCAGATCATTGAGCCGGTAGGCATAACCCTGCCCGAAATCAAGCGTGCCGCCCACCGCCCCCTTGAGCACTTCGAGCTTGATGCCTTCCACCGCCGTGCCCGAGGCCCCGGTCAGGAACTGCCCCGATCCCGTCGCCGCCATGCCGTTGATGGTGCCGGCCACGTCCACCCCGGCCGTGCCGACGCCGGCACTGAAACCCATAGTGGTAGCGGTGTTGGTATCGACGCTGGTGAAGTCCACCGTGCTCGCCGAACCGTATTTCGCGGAGCTGAGCACCAGCCGGTCATTAGCGGAATCAAAGCTGACATTCACGGAAACGCCGCCTGTTTTGAGCGCGCTGTCGCCGTTGATCCTGGATTGCAGCTCGGCCGCCAGCGCAGCGCCTGTGGTATAGGAGCCCTGGCTCAGGGTGATGGTGCCGCTCTGCACACCGTCCACCTTCAAAGCAAAGGTGTCGTTAGTGGAATCCACGGTAAAGGCGGTGTCGAAGGTGCCCGGCGTAGTGCTGTCGGCCAGGGCCGCCGTGCCCACGCCATTGTAGAAACCCTGCGCCGCCTGGGTACTGATGTTCACGGCATAATTGCCGGCCTGGCTCTTGTCCGTGCTGCTCACATAGCGGACCAGGCTGTCTGTCACCCGCCCGGTGGCGGCAAACAGCCCGGCGATGTCGTCCGGGAAATCGCTCATGGCCTTGTCGAGCTTGCTGCTGTCCAGGGCCAGGGTGCCATCCTTCTGGAAACTCACGCCGATGTCGGACAAGAGCTTGTAATTGCCGCCAACCCCGCTCAGGCTATCGCTGAGCGTCGAGCGCACCTGATTGATGATCCCGCGCGCCGCGCTGTCACCCTGCAGAATCGCGCCCTTCTTGGTCGTGGCGTCATAAGAGGTCAGATCGCGCACGGTCTTGTTGAGATCGTTGTAGGCCTTCACGAAGCCATCCACCGCCGACTTGATTGCGGCGGTATCGCGGGAGACAGTCAGGGTGGTCGGTGTACCGGCATTGGTTTTCAGAAGGTTCAGGGTCACGCCCTCGATCACCCCGGTCACGGTGTTGGAGGACTTCTTGACGCTGAGCCCATCCACCGTGAAAAGCGCATCCTGGGCGGCCTGCAACTGCGTCAAATTCTTGCCGCTGCCCGCGACTGCGGTCGGGTCGTAGGCTAGCTGCGACAGCCCCGCGCCGTCGGTATTGGTGGTATCGGCGTCGGCAATACTGATCTTGATGCTGTTGGCGGCCCCGGTATCCGTAGAGGTGAAAACCAGTTTATTGTCGGTGCCATCATTGACGATGGTGGCCGAGACGCCAATCTTCGCGGCGTTGATGGCGTCGCGGATGCCGGCCAGGCTCTGGTGGGCGCTGTCGATGGTGACGGTCTGAGCGGGCTTGTCGGCATTGGCGGTGAAGGTGTTCGCGCCGCTGTCATAACTCCCGAACTGGATGGTGATCGAGCCCGTGCCCACGGCATCGGTGGTGTTGGTGAAGCCCGCGCTGCGCAGCTTCTGCGCCTGGGCGAGCTGGTTGACGGCGATGCCGTAGCTGCCTGCTGCCACGGTGCCCGTAGCGCTGGCGGTGAATATCGACTTGTCGGCACTCTCGGCACTGAACTTGGCAAAGGGCGCCGCGTCCTTGAGCCCGGCCATGGCCGACTGGAAGCTCGACAGGCTGCCCTTGAGCGAGCCATAGGCGCTCAACTGGGCCTGATAGCTCGCCTCCTTGCGATCCAGCGCCTTGAGCGGCTGCTGCTCCACCGCCATGAGCTGGCTGATGATGCCATTGATATCCAGATTGGAGCCAATTCCGGGTGCTGATAAACCAGCCATTTTTCACCTCCGCGATTCAGGCGGAACTACTTGCAAGAATTCTGCCAGTTTCGAGATCCGGCAGGAGCGCCTTCTGGGCACGCGTCAAAAGGCGCTCCTGCCAAAACTCCGGGCAAAACCAGCCCCTGCCCCGGCCAGGGCACATTCAAAGCCGAACAAACCAGCTCAGGCCTTGTCGCGGATCAGCAGGCCCACCAGGCGGTCCAGGCCCTTGGCGATGGCGAGCATTTCCTCGGAAGGGATCTGCCGCAACACCTGCTTGGTTTCCTGATCGACCACTTTTACCAACTGCCGGCCGGTATCCTCGTCCACCGAAAACTCGATGCTGCGCGAGAGCATCCGCAGGGCCTCGTTCACCCCGCGCACCGCTTCCTTGACGGCTTCGGGCTTGGGCGGTGCTGATTTTTCCGGCTGCGGAGCGGCAAGATCCTGCCGGCCGGCATCGGGGCTCAGCGTCACCGGCTGCACCGGCGCCACGGGCGCGGGCTCAGTGCGGCCCAGTTCCTGCGGTACAACATTAATGGATTGAATGTTCATGATTCCACCTTACTGGTGTGGGGCGGGCTTGCGCCCGCCCCGTCTTCTTGGCTTGCGGCCCGAATGCTGCCGCCGGCCGATTAACCCCGCAACAGGGACAGCACGTTGTTGGGCAGGGAGTTGGCTTGGGCCAGCATCGCCGTACCGGCCTGCTGCAGGATCTGGCCGCGGGTCAGCGAGGCCGTTTCCGCCGCGAAGTCGGCGTCCTTGATGCGGCTACGAGCGGCATTCAGGTTTTCCGAAGTAGTCTGCAGATTGGCTACCGTGCTTTCAAAGCGGCTCTGTACCGCGCCCATCTTGGAGCGCTGCTTATTCACCGCGGACAGTGCACTGTCGACGATCTTCAGTGCCAGGGTGGCGTTGTCCGCACTCGTAACATCCAGCGTGGATACAGCTTTGAGCGCCGAAGTCTCACTGGCGTTAGTCAATGTCTTAGCAGCCGTACCCGTGGCGCTGAATGAGCTATCGGAATCAAACGTCACCTGACCAGTCACAAAAGCGTCGTCAGCCGTCGTGTCCGCAGCCAAACTCACACCGCCTATGGTAACGGCGCCGGCATTGGCAGTGGTCGTGTCACTGACCTTGATATTATTGCCGGAAGCGTTGGTCAGGGTAATACCGCTGCCGTCCGTCTTTACCGATGCGGTGACGCCGGTTTTGGAGGACACGTCATTGAAAGCCTGTACCGCCGCAGAGAGATTATCACTGCCAGTAGTGCCCCCGATGGTGAAGGAAACCGTCTGCGCGGTGCTGTTATCGGACAAAATCTCCAGCGTGTAGGAACCCGCAGCACTGAAGGTGGTGTCGATCGAGGTCTTGGCAGAAGCTGTTACACCAGTCTTGTCAGAGACGTTGTTGACCTGTTCAGAAATGGTCTTGGCACTGGCATCAGTCGCTACGGTAATATTCTGGCTGCCCAGTGCACCATTGACCGCAAGCGTATCTCCGCCTGAAGTTCTAAAGCCGCCGCTGGCCGCCGAAGAGGACGCGCCGGAGACGCGATGGTCGCCATACTGGCTGGTGCGGTAGCTGCCGATGGTCATGTCGATGGACTGGTTGGCGTTGGCACCCACCTGAAAACTCGCGGTACCGAAGGTGCCGTCGAGGATCTTCTTGCCGTTGAACTCGGTAGTAGTGGAGATGCGGTCGAGTTCTGAGCTCAACTGCGTCACTTCATCCTGAAGCGCCTGACGGTCGCTGGCGGAGTTCGTGGCATTGGCGGACTGCACCGCCAGTTCGCGGATACGTTGCAGAATGTTACCGGCCGCCCCAAGCGCGCTTTCCGCCGTCTGTGCCAAAGAAATACCATCGTTGGCGTTGCGCACCGCCTGATCCATGCCCCGGATCTGCGCAGTGAAACGCTCGGAGATCGCCAGACCCGCGGCATCGTCCTTGGCACTATTGATCCGCAGACCGGAAGACAAGCGCTGGAGCGCAGTGTTCAAGGAGCTTTGCGAAGTATTGAGGTTACGTTGTGCGTTCAGAGACGCGATATTGGTATTGATGATAGCAGACATAGCCTTCTCCCTTGTCCGTGGAAAAAATCGAGCGTTCTTGCTCAGCGACAGCGGCCTGGAAAGATTCCACCGCTGTCATTTTCCTTATCGGCACAGAAAGAAGAAACTTTAGGACCTTCTGCTGAATCAGGAGAAACCTGCTTCAGCTAGGGTAGCCAGGCCTCCACCCATTTGTCGAGGTTTTCCTCCAAGATCCAGTTCTGCAAGACATAAGTGCGCAGGCGCTCGCCGGCGGCGGCACTGGCTACGGGATCGGCAAGGTGCATCCTGATGGCGTCGACCCATTCCTGAGTACGGTTCCTCACGCGAGTCACCGGTGCTGCCTGGTAAGGATAGATATCAGTGCAAACGACCGGGTAGCCGAGGATGCCATATTCCAGGATGCGAAGGTGGCTCTTGGCCTCGTTAAAGGCATTCAGTTCCAATGGGGCGATGGCCAAGTCCAGATTCAGCGCGGCAAGGCGGGCGGGATACGCTTCAATGGGTACCGGCGGATGGAACTCACTGACGTAAGATCGCCAAGAATCGGGACACATTCCAAAGAAAACCCAATCGACCTCGTTCGCGAGAAGTCGCACGGCCTCCGCGATTACCGATAAGTCACCCTCATGCCCTGCAGCACCCGCCCAACCCACTCTTGGTTTTTTTCGAGCCTGCCGTGGTGGAGCGAGATCGGCCCAGCGGGCCCGCTCGATGAAATTGGGTACCACGCGCATCTCGGGAGCCCATGAACCATAGGCATGCGCCAGCGGCTCGGTGGAAACGACCAAACGGTCACACATCCCGACTGCGGTACGCAGACGCTCGGAAATATTTTTTGGAATAGCCGCATGGTTGCCATTTTCAAATGGCACTTGCGTCATCAGATCATCAAGTTCAAAGATGCGCAAAGCCCGATTGAATTTTTTATGGCGCTGTATTGCTTCGATCTGGCGCCATTCGATCTGCCGTTGAAAAACGATGCTCTCCGGGTCCATACGCCCAACTTCCGTAGGCGTGAACAGAAATCCGCTAGACCAGCCCTGGATGGCACCCGCGTGATTCAGCGCACGCATCGGTCCCCATACGCGCTGCTCTCCACAGCCCATGCGATCCGCCGCCAAGGCGAGCACGCGTGCCCGGGGGCGCCAATCCGGATCCCAGGTCAGACCGGCTTCCCGCTCGATCGAGAAACTTACTTCCATCAGGCTAAGATTACGATTGAACGCCGGATCATTAGACAAACGTTTTCCCCAACGCGACAGCATGGTATCTACTTCATGCCAGAACCTTGGGTGCTCCACCGGTTTATCTACGTCGGTGTGCCGGCTTGCCGATCCCTTATGGACCATGGAGACAAACGGGGTCCACACATTGCGGTAACCAGCATCCTGCAGTTTGAGACAGAAATCGACATCGTTATAGTTAATGTGCAGGTTTTCTTCATCCAGTCCCTCCACCTGAAAGTACTTTTTCTTGTCCACCATCAAGCATGCTGCCGTAACCGCTGAATAATTCTGCTCGACCTGGAAGCGTCCCAGATAACCACAGTTCGAAGCTGGCTGACCGTGTCCGGGATGATCGGCTACGCCGAATACGCTCATACCAAGCACCACTCCCGCATGTTGCAATGCGCCGTCGGGGAAGAGCAGTCGCACACCCACGCCCCCGATCTCATCACGCTGGGCTTGGCCCAGCATGACCTCGATCCAGTCACTTTGGGTCAGCTCGGTATCGTTATTGAGAAGCACGAGGAACTCGCCCCGGGCTTGTCGTGCAGCCAGGTTCATCTGGGCAGCATAGTTAAAGGGGTGAGGATAAGCCAGAACGCTGACCCTCTCCGGATAGTGGGCACGAAGGGCATCCAGATACTCAAGTGTCGCCGGATCCTTGCTATCATTGTCGACAATGAGGATATCGAAATGCGGGTAGCTGCTGCGATGCAGCACACCTTCAATACAAGGTTCCAGCAGGTCACGGCGATCGCGGGTGGGTATGATAATGGTTACCCAGGGCTGCCCTTGCAGGACGTAGCGAACGCGCCGGGTGTCAGGTAATAAACCAGATTCCACATTGGCATCTTCACCACAGCGGTACAAGTGAGCCTGCAACGCCTTGCATGCCATTTCCGGCGGAGCGGGTGCTTGCGTCACACGATGATACAACACGTCGGGAATATGTCCGATACCATCCACGCCCAATCGCTCATAGGCTCGCAACATCAGATCGTATCGCGCGGCCTCGGCCATGACTGGATCGAATCCACCCAGATCGTGGAAAAGATCTCGGTGCATCAGCAGGAGGTCACCGATGTAATCCATGCTGCGTAGCAGGTCGGGGTTGAAATCGGGTTTGAAGCGCGGCGCCTGACGCATGCCATCCTGCCAGCTATCTTCATCGCTGTAGATGAGCTGCCATCCGGGATGCCGGTTGATGGCCTCTACGAAAGCGAACAAGGCATGTGGCGCGATCCGGTCGCCGGCATGAATTACGCCCACCCAGTCCGCCTCCTGCATGCACAAGGCTTCGTTCAAAGTCGCCAGCCCATCCTTGGCCTGGATCCAGGTCAGCACCTCAAGACCTGCCACCTCCGCCGGTGCGGGTATTTCGGCCACTACCGAGAGATGCCAGCGATCGTAGAATTGATCAGCGAAAGTATTGATAGTCTCGGCAAGTTGCTCTTCGGCATCGCGCGACAATAGCACCGCCAGATGGAAGCGCGGCGTATATGACCATTGCGCCATCCGCTCCGCCAACCAAATGGCATCTCGCTCCTGGTAGGCATGGCTGGCGAGCCAAGCTCTGTAGTTTTCCTCGTTTTCTTCCGTATCGCCCCCAATCTGCGAAGATTTCGAATCAGGATTTTTCTTCTCGTACATAGGGCTGGCATTCATCGCCGCGTGAACATCCTGCAATTGCCGAGGCGTGGCGAGACCATGGTGAATGCCCACGATCGCGGGTAAATGGGCATGAGTGACGCCCATTTCTAAAAACCGTTCCCAAAGATCCCAGTCTCCGGGATAACCATATTGCCAGCATGCATTATTGTAGCGAAAGTTTTTTAGAAGTGCGTGGTAAAGAGATGAAATTCTGGATATGTTTCCTTCCGAAGGCTGCTTTTCTCCTATTATCGTCATCTGGCCGGGCTCTCTCGGCATAGGGACGAAAAGCACTTTGCCGTGGGCCCACTCCACCTGCTGTTCTTTAGCCAGGTGCAACAAGGCGCTGATATGGTTGGGCGTAAACTCGTCATCATCGTCCAGATGCGTGATCCACTCCCCGCGCGCCAAGCGCAGTCCGAAATTGACCGGCTTCGTCCCAGCTACACACCAGCGAGGCCCGTAATGTCCAGGATAACGACCCCGATGCTTAAGATTGTAGAAGGATACCCGTGGATCGGAGATAGCGCGCAGCAATCTATCCCCCTCTTCGTCCATGGCATCGCCAACGATGATCAGCTCCCAGTGTTCGTAATCCTGCGCCAACACCGATGGCAAGGTCCGTTCCAGAATGAGGCGGGCACGGTTGTAGGTAGGCATGATTATACTGACCAGGGGCTGCAGCTCTGTGAAGGCACGCTGGTATGACTGACTCGCGCGCAATTGTGCCAGGCGTTGAGGATCCCTCGCACGTCGAAGCGGTTTTTCGCGCGCCTGCAACTCGAGAAAGAAACTTTCCTTGAATTGCAGCAAAGCACTCAAATGATCAACCTGCGCCGCGAGCATACGGCGCTCTTCTTCTAGTTGCCGCAGGCGGATTTCGAACTGTTCAAGACTGGACAAAGATTTTTCCTCAAGGCTGCAAGTACGCGTTCGATGGTTTTGGCTTCCATCCGAGAATGCACGGGGAGGCAAATCATGCTTTCAGAGAGTGCTTCCGTGTGCGGAAGCGACACACCGGAAGCATAAGGAGCGAACAAGGTGCTTCGATGAAGCGGCGGATTATAGTAACGTCTGAGTTCCACGCCATCGGAAGCGGCACCCTCAACCAGCGCTGCCGCCGAGAGTCTTGAAGCCAAGCGGACCGGAAGCGTCTGGAAAGCGCAAAATCCGGTGTTCTCGGGCAAGGCGAGCAAACCGGCACGCACTTCTTCGGCCAGACCCGCTCGATAATACTCAATATAGCGGGTGCGGCGTACCACCACCTCGTCAATCCGCTGCAACACAGCCAACCCGACAGCCGCTTTGAATTCGTCGAGCTTGCCGTTTATGCCCTGATAGCGGATGTCGCCGTCCTCCAAGCCGAAATTGATAACCCGCCGGATCCGCTCGGCGAGCGCCGGCGCGCAGAAGATCACCCCGCCCTCGCCGATTCCAAAGGTTTTTGTAGCATGCAGGGAAAATATTTCCGCCACGCCTTGTGTCCCGATCCAGGTAGCATCCGGCAAACGGCCGCCAAGTGCGGCGGCGCTGTCCACGATCATGGATACCCCGTGACGCGCGCACAACGTTTCAATCGTGCTTAGATCCCGCGCCAGTCCATAAGCGCGCACCGGCATCACGGCATCAACCCGCGTCTGGTCCAACAATCGCTCCAAAGCCGAAGCCGAGAGTTCCCAGGTAACGGGATCGACTTCGCAGAACACAGGCGTACAGCCGGCTTCAAGCACGGCCTGCCCGGTGGCGACAAAGGTGAATGAGGGAATGACGACACGGCCGCGTATGCCAAGCGCCATAAGCACGGCCGCCAATCCCGTCGTGGCGGAAGCCACCGGCACGGCAATGCGGTCGCCACTGCCGTATTTGGCCGTCAGTGCGTCGGCAAAGGACTCATGCACGGGACCAAAGTTGGAAAACCATGCATGATCATAAGCCCGCTGCAGGTAGGGCAGCCATGCTTCGGGCGGGGGTAGATCGGGCTTGATGAAACGAATCATGGACGCAGATCCCGGAAGCACCGTGGCGGCGTACCATAGCGTAGGTATAATTCCTGCTCATAACGCAAAATTCTGTCGCGCCGGCGTTCACCAATCAGCCGCGCATCATTCCCCGCATAAATATTCCAAGGATCCAGTGATTTACGCACTACCGAGCCAGCCCCCACCGCTGCGCCAACGCCCACCGTTACGCCCGGTAAAATCACACTGTTGGCACCAATAATCGCATGCGCCTTGATTTCCACATAGGAACGCTTCACCGCCCGGAATTCGGACGGGATCGTCGGATTGGTCAACCCCAGCCCTAGAAAATCATCACTGCCCGTCACGACCCGGATTCCCGAGGATAAGCCGCAGAAATCTTCCAAGTAACATTCGCCGCCACCGGTAATGGAGGTGAAAGATGCGACATGAACGTAATTTCCAATAAAAACGGGCCGGGTTGCAACGATAAACACGTAATCATCTATGATGACGTTTGAACCAATCTCGACATTTTCCGCGCCAACAATCTTGGCCAATGGGTAGATGGTTACATTTTCTCCAACAGATTTAAACTTGTACTCGCTAAGCATGTGCAGCTTCAGCAATAAGCATGCTGTCTGGGCGTGTTTCACGATTGCACAAGGATTCGTGCAAACTGAATCCAAAAGATAAGAAATCAATTTTTGTAAAACCACATTGGCGAAGGCGCAATTCAAGTTCCTCCCGATTGTAAAGGTATTGATGTCCCCACTCGCGCATAGCCATATTCAACATTTGCGCCCGAGTCTCCACAAACTGGTATTCCGGCCATCGCAGCCAATCTTGGTCGCGCCATTCTCCCTTATATTTATCCAGCAAATAGTCGAGATCCGGCATAGCTATACGCAGCACACCGCCCGGTTGCAGTACGCGCCGGCACTCAGCCAGAAGACGCATCCCTGAAGCGAGATCTAGGTGCTCCATGAAATGTTCGTTATAAATGTAATGGACCGATCCATTTGCAAGTGGCAGAGGCTGGCTTAAATCAAGATTCAAGTCCGCGACAGGAGAATCCAGGTCGATATTCAACCATCCATC
The Thermithiobacillus plumbiphilus genome window above contains:
- a CDS encoding class I SAM-dependent methyltransferase, giving the protein MAEVMTAKNLQFLHLGCGRIYFDGWLNIDLDSPVADLNLDLSQPLPLANGSVHYIYNEHFMEHLDLASGMRLLAECRRVLQPGGVLRIAMPDLDYLLDKYKGEWRDQDWLRWPEYQFVETRAQMLNMAMREWGHQYLYNREELELRLRQCGFTKIDFLSFGFSLHESLCNRETRPDSMLIAEAAHA